One Methanotorris formicicus Mc-S-70 DNA segment encodes these proteins:
- a CDS encoding DNA-directed RNA polymerase subunit D — MINIKEKEKTKIGEIFKFTLKAPISFSNAIRRIMISEVPTYAIENVYVHENTSSMHDEILAHRLGLIPIKGKPVSEDEVITFTLIKEGPCTVYSSDLKSENGEVVFKNIPIIKLREGQRIELVCEATVGIGKIHAKWQPCNATYKQISDDEVEFLVESFGNMDPEDILKTSVEILKNKAEVFLSELEASNLKED, encoded by the coding sequence TTGATTAATATTAAAGAAAAAGAAAAAACCAAAATAGGGGAAATCTTTAAATTCACATTAAAAGCCCCTATATCATTTTCAAATGCCATAAGAAGAATTATGATCTCTGAAGTTCCAACTTATGCCATCGAAAACGTCTATGTCCATGAAAATACATCATCCATGCATGATGAAATCTTGGCCCATAGGTTGGGATTAATACCAATCAAAGGGAAACCTGTTAGTGAAGATGAAGTCATAACCTTTACTTTAATTAAAGAAGGGCCCTGCACAGTTTATTCATCTGATTTAAAATCTGAAAATGGGGAAGTTGTATTCAAAAATATACCAATAATAAAATTAAGAGAGGGGCAAAGGATAGAACTCGTATGTGAGGCAACTGTTGGTATTGGGAAGATTCATGCTAAATGGCAACCTTGTAATGCCACCTACAAACAAATTAGCGATGATGAGGTTGAGTTTTTAGTTGAGTCCTTTGGTAATATGGATCCAGAAGATATATTAAAGACATCTGTTGAAATATTAAAAAATAAAGCAGAGGTATTTTTATCAGAACTTGAGGCATCAAATCTCAAAGAAGATTAA
- a CDS encoding 30S ribosomal protein S11: MVEKVERWGVVHIYASYNNTILHVTDITGAETIARISGGMIVKNQRDEASPYAAMQAAFKIAEILKERGIEAVHVKVRAPGGHKSRTPGPGAQAAIRALARAGIRIGRIEDVTPIPHDGTTPRKSRR, translated from the coding sequence ATGGTTGAAAAAGTCGAAAGGTGGGGAGTTGTCCACATATACGCGTCATACAACAACACAATACTCCATGTCACCGATATAACTGGAGCAGAAACAATTGCGAGAATTTCTGGTGGTATGATAGTAAAAAACCAAAGAGATGAGGCTTCACCTTACGCAGCAATGCAGGCTGCATTTAAAATAGCAGAGATTTTAAAAGAGAGAGGCATTGAAGCAGTTCACGTAAAAGTTAGGGCTCCAGGTGGACACAAATCAAGAACACCAGGTCCTGGAGCACAGGCAGCAATAAGGGCATTGGCAAGAGCAGGAATCAGAATTGGAAGAATTGAGGATGTCACACCAATCCCACACGATGGTACAACACCAAGGAAGAGTAGGAGGTAA
- a CDS encoding 30S ribosomal protein S4 has product MGDPKKPRKKYDTPNHPWIKERIEREHELCGRYGLVNKREVWKAETKLRNYRRQARRLISDTTEQGAREAQQLFNVLKRYGILKKENPTLDDILALTIEDILERRLQTIVFRKGLARTIKQARQLIVHGHIAVNGRKVTAPSYMVTVDEEDAIDYTPNSPFSSKDHPERAKITVETEESQEQVSQ; this is encoded by the coding sequence ATGGGAGATCCAAAAAAACCAAGAAAAAAATATGACACTCCAAACCACCCTTGGATTAAAGAAAGAATTGAAAGAGAACATGAATTATGTGGGAGATATGGTTTAGTTAATAAAAGAGAGGTTTGGAAAGCAGAAACAAAATTAAGAAACTACAGAAGGCAGGCAAGAAGATTGATTAGCGATACAACAGAGCAAGGTGCAAGGGAAGCACAACAATTATTCAACGTATTAAAAAGATATGGTATACTTAAAAAAGAAAATCCAACATTAGATGATATCCTTGCATTAACAATTGAAGATATCTTAGAGAGAAGATTGCAAACAATTGTATTTAGAAAAGGTTTAGCAAGAACAATAAAACAGGCAAGGCAGTTAATTGTCCACGGACATATTGCGGTAAACGGAAGAAAAGTTACAGCCCCAAGTTATATGGTCACAGTTGATGAAGAAGATGCTATTGACTACACACCAAATTCACCATTCAGCTCTAAAGATCACCCTGAAAGGGCAAAAATTACTGTTGAAACTGAAGAAAGTCAAGAACAAGTTTCTCAATAA
- a CDS encoding 30S ribosomal protein S13, which produces MTQEQTDFKYLIRISRTDIDGKKPLARALQEIYGIGEAITKAIIRVAKLDEKKLAGYLTDEEVKKIEEILSDPAKFGIPSWMFNRKKDYYTGEDKHIIESDLTIAIQEDINRLKKIRCYRGIRHELGLPCRGQRTKSTFRRGQTVGVSRRKK; this is translated from the coding sequence TTGACCCAAGAACAGACAGATTTTAAATACTTAATTAGGATATCCAGAACAGATATAGATGGTAAAAAGCCACTAGCACGTGCTTTACAAGAGATATATGGTATTGGGGAAGCAATAACTAAGGCTATAATTAGAGTGGCAAAATTAGATGAAAAAAAATTAGCAGGTTACTTAACAGATGAAGAAGTTAAAAAGATTGAGGAAATTCTCAGTGATCCTGCTAAATTTGGAATTCCATCATGGATGTTCAACAGAAAAAAAGATTACTACACTGGAGAAGACAAACACATAATCGAATCAGATTTAACCATTGCTATACAAGAAGACATCAACAGATTGAAGAAAATCAGATGCTACAGAGGTATAAGACACGAATTAGGATTGCCATGTAGAGGACAAAGAACAAAAAGTACATTCAGAAGAGGTCAAACTGTTGGAGTTTCCAGAAGGAAGAAGTAA